In Myxococcus guangdongensis, one genomic interval encodes:
- a CDS encoding methyl-accepting chemotaxis protein, which produces MTHSLAARLTAAITLVILVLTALCVTFTGVVLRSRMDAELAHSLLQDESAWSRLVAQEGRTLRVLLRSAAANARLRELLSGATVDAAALQAFAKEQQALVSVELLLITRPEGELLAGSYAGALPALAGLVKSGAPGVLFVGETPYWAVSRPVEVEGRGVGHLVLGSRFDDAPLKDLRNQRGVELVLHAGSRLVARSVDTVSPEALLAAADEAEGEGRVEVEDLSFRVARQPVGAGLELLLARDESTEASRFTTAVVLIVGLGLFTALAAGGVIFLLVRRMTGPLRELTAAAARVVAEGDFRGTLEVHSRDEIGQLASSFAEMMVQLRSLLMALKGSAEQLEAAASQLTESATVQNEAVSQQAVALHETQLAAQQLQESSRAAAKRVETIQREAEKASGFGQAGEAAVSGSVGGLTHIRSHVEQIGRTISELHQRTRLVGDITRTVKDLADQSNVLALNASIEAARSGDQGRAFSVVARNMRSLADQSAGATTRVQGILGDIGRAISDAVRISEGGAREVEGGLEQVRAAGESLRSLAGIIQSNGQTVKSISDAVRQQDAGIAELFAALSSMADVADQIVDRMAESEQAAIQLSAASGELSAIVGRYQI; this is translated from the coding sequence ATGACGCACAGCCTCGCCGCTCGTCTGACCGCCGCCATCACGCTGGTCATCCTGGTTCTCACCGCGCTGTGCGTGACGTTCACGGGCGTCGTGCTGCGCTCCCGGATGGACGCGGAGCTGGCGCATTCCCTCCTCCAGGACGAGTCGGCCTGGAGCCGACTGGTGGCCCAGGAGGGCCGCACGTTGCGGGTCCTCTTGCGCAGCGCCGCGGCGAACGCCCGGCTGCGGGAGCTGTTGTCCGGCGCCACGGTGGATGCCGCCGCGCTCCAGGCCTTCGCCAAGGAGCAGCAGGCGCTGGTGTCGGTGGAGCTCTTGCTCATCACCCGGCCCGAGGGGGAGCTCCTCGCGGGCTCGTATGCGGGCGCGCTGCCCGCGCTGGCGGGGCTGGTGAAGTCCGGCGCGCCGGGCGTGCTCTTCGTGGGCGAGACGCCGTACTGGGCGGTGTCGCGGCCGGTGGAGGTGGAGGGGCGCGGCGTGGGGCACCTGGTGCTCGGGAGCCGGTTCGACGACGCGCCGCTGAAGGATTTGCGCAACCAGCGGGGGGTGGAGCTGGTGCTGCATGCGGGCTCGCGGTTGGTGGCGCGCTCGGTGGACACGGTGTCGCCGGAGGCGTTGCTGGCGGCGGCGGACGAGGCGGAGGGGGAGGGGCGGGTGGAGGTGGAGGACTTGAGCTTCCGCGTGGCGCGTCAGCCGGTGGGTGCGGGGCTGGAGTTGTTGCTCGCGCGGGACGAGAGCACGGAGGCGTCACGCTTCACCACGGCGGTGGTGCTCATCGTCGGGTTGGGGTTGTTCACGGCGCTGGCGGCCGGCGGCGTCATCTTCCTGTTGGTGCGGCGGATGACGGGCCCCTTGCGGGAGCTGACGGCGGCGGCGGCGCGGGTGGTGGCGGAGGGGGACTTCCGGGGCACGTTGGAGGTGCACTCGCGGGATGAGATTGGTCAGCTGGCGTCGTCCTTCGCGGAGATGATGGTGCAGCTGCGCTCGCTGCTGATGGCGCTGAAGGGCTCGGCGGAGCAGCTGGAGGCCGCGGCGTCGCAGCTCACCGAGTCCGCGACGGTGCAGAACGAGGCGGTGTCCCAGCAGGCGGTGGCGCTGCACGAGACGCAGCTGGCGGCGCAGCAGCTCCAGGAGAGCTCGCGCGCGGCGGCCAAGCGGGTGGAGACGATTCAGCGCGAGGCGGAGAAGGCGAGCGGCTTCGGACAGGCGGGCGAGGCGGCGGTGTCCGGCAGCGTGGGTGGGCTCACGCACATCCGCTCGCACGTGGAGCAGATCGGCCGCACCATCTCCGAGCTGCATCAGCGCACGCGGCTGGTGGGCGACATCACCCGCACGGTGAAGGACCTGGCGGACCAGTCCAACGTGCTGGCGCTCAACGCGTCCATCGAGGCGGCGCGCAGCGGGGACCAGGGCCGGGCGTTCTCCGTGGTGGCGCGCAACATGCGCTCGCTGGCGGACCAGTCCGCGGGCGCGACGACGCGCGTGCAGGGCATCCTGGGCGACATCGGCCGGGCCATCTCGGACGCGGTGCGCATCAGCGAGGGTGGCGCGCGCGAGGTGGAGGGGGGCCTGGAGCAGGTGCGCGCGGCGGGAGAGAGCCTGCGCTCGCTGGCGGGCATCATCCAGAGCAATGGCCAGACGGTGAAGAGCATCTCGGACGCCGTGCGGCAGCAGGACGCGGGCATCGCGGAGCTGTTCGCCGCGCTGAGCTCCATGGCGGACGTGGCGGATCAGATTGTCGACCGCATGGCGGAGAGCGAGCAGGCCGCCATCCAACTCTCCGCCGCCTCGGGCGAGCTCTCCGCCATCGTCGGCCGCTACCAGATTTGA
- a CDS encoding SDR family NAD(P)-dependent oxidoreductase → MTTTQKTVVVTGASRGIGRAVALSFAREGYRVWALARAADALEALAKEGGEGVRPLVVDVASEEALMAATKTILAEGTPRVLVNNAGITVSAPLTKTRTEDLAKVMAINVTAPFILCRELMPAMAKEGGGRVINIGSMAAVRGMKYTSAYCASKHALLGLTRALAVEYAKKNITVNAVNPGWVETDMFSNATAAITQTTGRSGEQAREALASMNAMGRIVQPEEVAALCLFLASDAAGAITGAAHAIDGGELG, encoded by the coding sequence ATGACGACGACCCAGAAGACCGTGGTGGTGACGGGTGCGAGCCGGGGCATCGGCCGCGCCGTGGCGCTGTCCTTCGCGCGTGAGGGCTATCGCGTCTGGGCCCTGGCCCGCGCGGCGGATGCCCTCGAGGCGCTCGCGAAGGAGGGCGGCGAGGGAGTCCGGCCGCTCGTCGTGGACGTGGCGAGCGAGGAGGCGCTGATGGCCGCGACGAAGACCATCCTCGCGGAGGGTACGCCCCGGGTGCTGGTGAACAACGCGGGCATCACCGTGTCCGCGCCGCTCACCAAGACGCGCACGGAAGACCTGGCGAAGGTGATGGCCATCAACGTGACGGCGCCCTTCATCCTCTGTCGGGAGCTGATGCCCGCCATGGCCAAGGAGGGCGGCGGCCGCGTCATCAACATCGGCTCCATGGCCGCGGTGCGGGGCATGAAGTACACGTCCGCGTACTGCGCGTCCAAGCACGCGCTGCTGGGCCTGACGCGCGCGCTCGCGGTGGAGTACGCCAAGAAGAACATCACCGTGAACGCGGTGAATCCGGGCTGGGTGGAGACGGACATGTTCTCCAACGCCACGGCGGCGATTACGCAGACGACGGGCCGCAGCGGTGAGCAGGCGCGCGAGGCGCTCGCGTCGATGAACGCGATGGGCCGCATCGTCCAGCCGGAGGAGGTGGCCGCGCTGTGCCTGTTCCTCGCCTCGGACGCCGCGGGCGCCATCACCGGCGCGGCGCACGCCATCGACGGCGGCGAGCTGGGCTGA
- a CDS encoding LysR family transcriptional regulator — protein sequence MQLESLKMFCDVVETGSFSRAAQLNHVTQSAVSQQIRALENRYEQKLLSRSARQVTPTPAGERLFRGCKEILARFAEVEQEIREQATEVAGTSTVSTIYSVGLHELNAVQKQLLKAHPKVNMRLNYRRNDQVYDDVILGAAEIGIVAYPQPRAGVDILPFRDDKLAVVCAPGHAFASKAKVSLTALSGVPFIAFDREAPTRKALDRLFREKNIDINPVMEMDNVETIKRAVEMGLGVAILPVSTAQGEVKGGSLVAKPFAEGPVSRPIGLLIRKGKYLDRASAAVLEAFKAAANLPVTEDA from the coding sequence ATGCAGCTCGAGTCCCTGAAAATGTTCTGTGATGTGGTGGAGACCGGCTCTTTCTCGCGAGCGGCGCAGCTCAACCACGTCACGCAGTCGGCGGTGAGCCAGCAGATTCGCGCGTTGGAGAACCGGTACGAGCAGAAGCTCCTGTCGCGCAGCGCCCGGCAGGTGACGCCGACGCCGGCGGGTGAGCGGCTGTTCCGGGGCTGCAAGGAGATTCTCGCCCGCTTCGCGGAGGTGGAGCAGGAGATTCGCGAGCAGGCGACGGAGGTGGCCGGCACGAGCACCGTGTCCACCATCTACTCGGTGGGTCTGCACGAGCTCAACGCGGTGCAGAAGCAGCTGCTCAAGGCGCACCCCAAGGTCAACATGCGGCTGAACTACCGCCGCAACGACCAGGTGTACGACGACGTCATCCTGGGCGCGGCGGAGATTGGGATCGTCGCGTATCCGCAGCCGCGCGCGGGCGTGGACATCCTGCCCTTCCGCGACGACAAGCTGGCCGTCGTCTGCGCGCCGGGCCACGCGTTCGCCTCCAAGGCGAAGGTGAGCCTCACCGCGCTGTCGGGCGTGCCCTTCATCGCGTTCGACCGCGAGGCGCCCACGCGCAAGGCGTTGGACCGGCTCTTCCGCGAGAAGAACATCGACATCAACCCGGTGATGGAGATGGACAACGTGGAGACCATCAAGCGGGCGGTGGAGATGGGCCTGGGCGTGGCCATCCTGCCGGTGTCCACGGCGCAGGGCGAGGTGAAGGGCGGCTCGCTGGTGGCCAAGCCCTTCGCGGAGGGGCCCGTGTCGCGGCCCATCGGCCTGCTCATCCGCAAGGGCAAGTACCTGGACCGCGCCTCGGCGGCGGTATTGGAGGCGTTCAAGGCCGCCGCCAACCTGCCCGTCACCGAGGACGCGTAG
- a CDS encoding choice-of-anchor X domain-containing protein: protein MMPTRPESARVSHPRRLGWAFVVIPLMLGGVVWWRWSAKSAEARAVAPASSGAAWRGSQAGPSSRTERIGDGVDLAQGPSPDAQGTPVSVVNLEQRERLARRDLWAERLERAKETLASYVASTRYPPQSRSIREHPDQVVLAEPERTRPLSRENTDVQLRLKQDRVFAVGDEVVLFSVACEDAQRAPRPCEVLAATAREADHMPGAGGMPAVPVAFTDDGAAGDALAGDGVFTGRFQPSKQGFPLYSGTLRVDVQVRSGRAEGTAFLDILYTPTPPAVLTGKVRDVVEDGSLSLYLGIEVRKAGRYVVAGRLDDESGQPFAHVSFNEELKEGAREVKLSVFGKLVLDDAPTFPLQLRDVEGFLLKESGDPDRELMATQRGYLHTTKVYPSSVFSPAEWQGEQRLRYIDEYQRQVDEAQQQYDSTFAGPDDKRP from the coding sequence ATGATGCCCACCCGCCCTGAGTCCGCTCGTGTCTCCCATCCGCGCCGTCTCGGGTGGGCCTTCGTGGTGATTCCCCTGATGCTGGGAGGGGTGGTGTGGTGGCGATGGAGCGCGAAGTCGGCAGAGGCGCGGGCTGTGGCGCCCGCCTCCTCGGGCGCCGCCTGGAGGGGCTCGCAGGCCGGGCCCTCGTCCAGGACGGAGCGCATCGGTGATGGCGTGGACCTGGCGCAGGGGCCGTCTCCGGATGCGCAGGGCACGCCCGTGTCGGTGGTGAACCTGGAGCAGCGCGAGCGCCTGGCCCGGCGGGACCTGTGGGCGGAGCGGCTGGAGCGGGCGAAGGAGACGCTGGCGTCGTACGTGGCCTCCACGCGTTATCCGCCGCAGTCCCGCTCCATCCGTGAGCACCCGGACCAGGTGGTGCTCGCCGAGCCGGAGCGCACGCGTCCGCTGAGCCGTGAGAACACCGACGTGCAGCTGCGGCTCAAGCAGGACCGGGTGTTCGCGGTGGGCGACGAGGTGGTGCTCTTCTCCGTCGCGTGTGAGGACGCGCAACGCGCGCCCAGGCCCTGCGAGGTGTTGGCCGCCACCGCGCGCGAGGCCGACCACATGCCGGGCGCGGGGGGCATGCCCGCGGTGCCGGTGGCCTTCACGGACGACGGCGCGGCGGGTGACGCGCTCGCGGGGGATGGCGTCTTCACGGGGCGCTTCCAGCCGTCGAAGCAGGGCTTCCCGCTGTACTCGGGCACGCTGCGCGTGGACGTGCAGGTGCGCTCGGGGCGCGCGGAGGGAACGGCGTTCCTGGACATCCTCTACACGCCGACGCCGCCCGCGGTCCTCACGGGCAAGGTGCGCGACGTGGTGGAGGATGGCTCGCTGTCCTTGTACCTGGGCATCGAGGTGCGCAAGGCGGGGCGGTACGTCGTCGCCGGTCGTCTGGATGACGAGAGCGGCCAGCCCTTCGCGCACGTGTCCTTCAACGAGGAGCTGAAGGAGGGCGCGCGGGAGGTGAAGCTGAGTGTCTTCGGCAAGCTGGTGCTCGACGACGCGCCCACGTTCCCGCTGCAGCTGCGCGACGTGGAGGGCTTCCTGCTCAAGGAGTCCGGAGACCCGGACCGCGAGCTGATGGCCACCCAGCGCGGCTACCTCCACACCACCAAGGTGTATCCGTCCTCGGTGTTCTCCCCCGCGGAGTGGCAGGGCGAGCAGCGCCTGCGCTACATCGACGAGTACCAGCGTCAGGTGGACGAGGCCCAGCAGCAGTACGACTCCACCTTCGCGGGGCCGGACGACAAGCGGCCTTGA
- the rsmB gene encoding 16S rRNA (cytosine(967)-C(5))-methyltransferase RsmB: MNPRALAILVLARVRATDAYLNVVLDTMLSESPPKDPRDAGLATELTYGTTRRQLALDYAITRFADRKLDAMEDRVLAALRIGAYQIFHTRVPARAAVAETVQALKEVGLTRAAGFTNAILRKLAELPAPPLPSPSDVAHHLSVRESHPQWLVERWLRQFGRERAEAMLVADNQSPPVVIRANTAKVTRDALLTQLQEVGVEAKAATLSPVGIILPPVGRVEDVYGYSEGLWQVQDEAAQLVGVYGAIPASARVLDACAAPGGKSCHLAQEHDVVAVDLHAHKLRKIDGEAKRLGLTSRLKAYAHDAAEPFPEAWGEFHAMLVDAPCSGLGTLRRHPELRYRRKEEDLSRLATLQRRILENCQESVPAGGLLVYAVCTMEPQEGQDQVEMFLRSHPEWTAEPPVLPGLKLPLTQAYLRTLPGPEGFDGFFAARLRKLY; this comes from the coding sequence ATGAATCCCCGCGCACTCGCCATCCTCGTGCTGGCGCGCGTCCGCGCAACGGACGCCTACCTCAACGTGGTGCTGGACACGATGCTGTCCGAGTCACCGCCCAAGGACCCGCGCGACGCGGGCCTCGCCACGGAGCTCACCTACGGCACCACCCGCCGACAGCTCGCGCTCGACTACGCCATCACCCGCTTCGCCGACCGCAAGCTGGACGCCATGGAGGACCGCGTGCTCGCGGCCCTGCGCATCGGCGCGTATCAAATCTTCCACACCCGCGTGCCCGCGCGCGCGGCGGTGGCGGAGACGGTGCAGGCGCTCAAGGAGGTCGGCCTCACCCGCGCGGCGGGCTTCACCAACGCCATCCTGCGCAAGCTCGCGGAGCTGCCCGCCCCGCCCTTGCCCTCGCCGTCCGACGTGGCCCACCACCTGTCCGTGCGCGAGAGCCATCCGCAGTGGCTGGTGGAGCGCTGGCTGCGCCAGTTCGGCCGCGAGCGCGCCGAGGCCATGCTGGTGGCCGACAACCAGTCCCCGCCCGTCGTCATCCGCGCCAACACCGCGAAGGTGACGCGCGACGCGCTGCTCACCCAGCTGCAGGAGGTGGGCGTGGAGGCGAAGGCCGCCACCCTGTCGCCCGTGGGCATCATCCTGCCGCCGGTGGGCCGGGTGGAGGACGTGTACGGCTATTCGGAGGGCCTGTGGCAGGTGCAGGACGAGGCCGCCCAGCTCGTCGGCGTGTACGGCGCCATCCCCGCGTCCGCGCGCGTGCTGGACGCGTGCGCCGCGCCCGGCGGCAAGTCCTGTCACCTGGCGCAGGAGCACGACGTCGTCGCGGTGGACCTGCACGCCCACAAGCTGCGCAAGATTGACGGCGAGGCGAAGCGCCTGGGGCTCACGTCGCGCTTGAAGGCCTACGCGCACGACGCCGCGGAGCCGTTCCCGGAGGCCTGGGGCGAGTTCCACGCGATGCTGGTGGACGCGCCGTGCTCGGGGCTGGGCACGCTGCGGCGTCACCCGGAGCTGCGCTACCGCCGCAAGGAGGAGGACCTCTCGCGGCTGGCCACGCTGCAGCGGCGCATCCTCGAGAACTGCCAGGAGTCGGTGCCCGCGGGCGGACTGCTCGTCTACGCGGTGTGCACCATGGAGCCGCAGGAGGGGCAGGACCAGGTGGAGATGTTCCTGCGCAGCCACCCGGAGTGGACGGCGGAGCCGCCCGTGTTGCCGGGCCTCAAGCTGCCGCTCACCCAGGCCTACTTGAGGACCCTGCCGGGACCGGAGGGCTTCGACGGGTTCTTCGCCGCGCGCCTCCGGAAGCTCTACTGA
- a CDS encoding peroxiredoxin family protein, translating to MPTHDIPLTLLDPDGGWINAPVHVSELDELPVLLHFFSLAEDADANDFSSLRRFLAEFGPRGLKVIGVDITHSARELRDTNAVEAFAREHGLIYPIAVDDGSMAQAYGVKQTPAWLVFDADGRLRHHLCGKDAARRVRPLLERFTQYDTSAAAPAP from the coding sequence ATGCCCACGCATGACATTCCCCTCACCCTGCTGGACCCGGATGGCGGGTGGATCAACGCGCCCGTCCACGTCTCGGAGCTGGACGAGCTGCCGGTGCTCCTCCACTTCTTCTCCCTGGCCGAGGACGCGGACGCCAACGACTTCTCGTCCCTGCGGCGCTTCCTCGCGGAGTTCGGTCCGCGCGGGCTCAAGGTCATCGGCGTGGACATCACCCACTCGGCCCGCGAGCTGCGCGACACCAACGCGGTGGAGGCCTTCGCGCGCGAGCACGGGCTCATCTACCCCATCGCCGTGGATGACGGCTCCATGGCCCAGGCGTACGGCGTGAAGCAGACGCCCGCGTGGCTCGTCTTCGACGCGGACGGACGGCTGCGCCACCACCTGTGCGGCAAGGACGCGGCCCGCCGCGTGCGCCCGCTGCTCGAGCGCTTCACCCAGTACGACACCTCGGCCGCGGCTCCCGCGCCCTGA
- a CDS encoding aminotransferase class I/II-fold pyridoxal phosphate-dependent enzyme, translating into MRIPDFKLERYFARWEFAAPYTLCSSDIEGWKMKELLALADSDALGRWEALTLGYTEAPGLPVLRDEIAALYPGLSADEVLTFAGAEEAVFILMNVLLGPGDHAVVTWPGYQSLYEVARATGADVTLLPLREEDGWALDVEALGRALTPRTKLVVVNFPHNPTGALPDRATFQALCALCDERGIHLLSDEVYRLLEHDASARLPAAVSLSPRAFSLGVMSKAFGLAGLRVGWLACRDVDVLRRCMAYKDYTTICNSAPSEVLSLIALRAKERVLARSRALLASNLALLDAFFARHADTFHWVRPRAGSVAFPKLLRDEPVARFTDALVQREGVLLLPGDVYDFPGNHFRLGLGRASLPEALSRLERFVSDTR; encoded by the coding sequence ATGCGCATCCCCGATTTCAAGCTGGAGCGGTACTTCGCGCGCTGGGAGTTCGCCGCGCCCTACACGCTGTGCTCCTCCGACATCGAGGGCTGGAAGATGAAGGAGCTGCTGGCGCTCGCCGATTCGGACGCGCTGGGGCGATGGGAGGCGCTCACGCTCGGCTACACGGAGGCCCCGGGGCTGCCCGTGCTGCGCGACGAAATCGCCGCGCTCTACCCGGGCCTGTCTGCCGACGAGGTGCTCACCTTCGCGGGCGCCGAGGAGGCGGTGTTCATCCTGATGAACGTGCTGCTGGGCCCAGGCGACCACGCCGTCGTCACCTGGCCGGGCTACCAGTCGCTGTACGAGGTGGCGCGCGCCACCGGCGCGGACGTGACGCTGCTGCCCCTGCGCGAGGAGGACGGCTGGGCGTTGGACGTGGAGGCGCTTGGCCGCGCGCTCACGCCGCGCACGAAGCTGGTGGTGGTGAACTTCCCCCACAACCCCACCGGCGCGCTGCCGGACCGGGCCACGTTCCAGGCGCTGTGCGCGCTGTGCGACGAGCGCGGCATCCACCTGCTCTCCGACGAGGTGTATCGGCTGCTGGAGCACGACGCGTCGGCGCGGCTCCCCGCCGCCGTGTCGTTGTCGCCGCGCGCCTTCAGCCTGGGCGTCATGTCCAAGGCCTTCGGCCTCGCGGGGCTGCGCGTGGGGTGGCTCGCCTGCCGCGACGTGGACGTGCTGCGCCGGTGCATGGCGTACAAGGACTACACGACCATCTGCAACAGCGCCCCCAGCGAGGTGCTGTCGCTCATCGCCCTGCGCGCGAAGGAGCGCGTGCTGGCGCGAAGCCGCGCGCTGCTCGCCTCGAACCTGGCCCTGCTGGACGCGTTCTTCGCGCGCCACGCGGACACGTTCCACTGGGTGCGTCCACGCGCCGGCAGCGTGGCCTTCCCGAAGCTGCTCCGCGACGAGCCCGTGGCCCGGTTCACCGACGCGCTCGTCCAGCGCGAGGGCGTGCTGCTGCTCCCCGGAGACGTCTATGACTTCCCCGGCAATCACTTCCGCCTGGGCCTGGGCCGCGCCAGCCTGCCGGAGGCCCTGTCACGGCTGGAGCGCTTCGTCTCCGACACCCGGTGA
- a CDS encoding SDR family NAD(P)-dependent oxidoreductase: protein MAGSRKSRRASRFTPGTLAAAGIGAALGLRGLLKRPRYSFEGRTVLVTGGSRGLGLVLCRQLVREGARVALCGRDTQSLERALEELEREGGEVLALPCDVRDSVQVEAMVSAVLEHWGAVDVLINNAGTIQVGPMESMTVEDFQDAVDTHLWGPLYTTLAVLPAMKQRREGRIVNIASVGGKLSVPHLLPYSASKFALVGLSDGLRAELRQDGILVTTVCPGLMRTGSPLNARFKGQHEAEYAWFSISDSLPGVSVSAERSARLILDGCRRDDAEVLVGAAAKLGAVGRALAPGLTAALLAWANRLLPQSSSQDAHRGVDSETPLTRSWLTELSRRAAERNNERDVPLH from the coding sequence ATGGCTGGCTCGCGCAAGAGCAGAAGGGCGTCACGCTTCACCCCTGGCACGCTGGCGGCGGCCGGCATCGGCGCGGCGCTGGGGCTGCGCGGGCTGCTCAAGCGTCCGCGCTATTCGTTCGAGGGGCGCACGGTGCTCGTCACCGGAGGCTCGCGCGGCCTGGGGCTGGTGCTCTGTCGGCAGCTGGTGCGCGAGGGCGCGCGCGTGGCCCTGTGCGGCCGGGACACGCAGTCGCTGGAGCGGGCCCTGGAGGAGCTGGAGCGCGAGGGCGGCGAGGTGCTCGCGCTGCCGTGCGACGTGCGGGACTCGGTGCAGGTGGAGGCGATGGTGAGCGCGGTGCTGGAGCACTGGGGCGCGGTGGACGTGCTCATCAACAACGCGGGCACCATTCAAGTGGGGCCGATGGAGTCCATGACGGTGGAGGACTTCCAGGACGCGGTGGACACGCACCTGTGGGGCCCCCTGTACACGACGCTCGCCGTGCTGCCCGCGATGAAGCAGCGGCGCGAGGGGCGCATCGTCAACATCGCCTCCGTGGGCGGCAAGCTCAGCGTGCCGCACCTGCTGCCCTACTCCGCCAGCAAGTTCGCGCTGGTGGGCCTGTCGGATGGACTGCGCGCGGAGCTGCGCCAGGACGGCATCCTCGTCACCACCGTGTGCCCGGGCCTCATGCGCACCGGCAGCCCGCTCAACGCGCGCTTCAAGGGCCAGCACGAGGCGGAGTACGCGTGGTTCTCCATCAGCGACTCACTGCCCGGCGTCTCCGTGAGCGCCGAGCGCTCCGCGCGCCTGATTCTGGACGGCTGCCGTCGGGACGACGCGGAGGTGCTGGTGGGCGCGGCCGCGAAGCTGGGCGCGGTGGGCCGCGCGCTCGCGCCCGGACTCACCGCCGCCCTGCTCGCGTGGGCCAACCGGCTGCTGCCGCAGAGCAGCAGCCAGGATGCCCACCGGGGCGTCGACAGCGAGACGCCCCTCACCCGCTCCTGGCTCACCGAGCTGTCTCGCCGCGCGGCGGAGCGCAACAACGAGCGCGACGTGCCCCTGCACTGA
- a CDS encoding PP2C family protein-serine/threonine phosphatase encodes MLRFESAGQTHIGRRPHNEDSYCVLPELGLYVVADGLGGQEGGEVASRCVVDTFAGLGQRWEREHEAAWPEVADPRRTREENLLAACSQLAQANLRAQRVGRLAEMASTVVALAVGPDGAAVVHVGDSRLYRLRGGQLEPLTRDHSFIEELRDVGMEPPGGASNWRHLITRALGTDNAEPTLQRLHAQPGDVFLLCSDGLYEPLGMEGLTRRLCLASAREVCDALVADAFEAGGKDNITAVVLRVADA; translated from the coding sequence ATGCTGCGTTTCGAGAGCGCGGGACAGACCCATATCGGTCGCCGGCCCCACAACGAGGACTCCTACTGTGTCCTGCCGGAGCTGGGGTTGTACGTGGTGGCGGACGGGCTGGGTGGGCAGGAAGGTGGCGAGGTCGCCAGTCGCTGTGTGGTGGACACCTTCGCGGGCCTGGGCCAGCGATGGGAGCGGGAGCACGAGGCGGCGTGGCCCGAGGTGGCCGACCCCCGGCGCACCCGCGAGGAGAACCTGTTGGCGGCGTGCTCACAGCTCGCCCAGGCCAACCTGCGGGCCCAGCGGGTGGGCCGCCTGGCGGAGATGGCCTCCACGGTGGTGGCGCTCGCGGTGGGGCCAGACGGCGCGGCGGTGGTGCACGTCGGCGACAGCCGCCTGTACCGCTTGCGGGGTGGCCAGCTGGAGCCGCTCACCCGGGACCACTCGTTCATCGAGGAGCTGCGCGACGTGGGCATGGAGCCTCCGGGCGGCGCCTCCAACTGGCGGCACCTCATCACCCGGGCGCTGGGCACCGACAACGCGGAGCCCACGCTCCAGCGGCTCCACGCCCAGCCCGGCGACGTGTTCCTGCTGTGCTCGGATGGGCTCTACGAGCCGTTGGGGATGGAGGGCCTGACTCGCAGGCTGTGTCTGGCCTCGGCGCGTGAGGTCTGCGACGCGCTGGTGGCGGATGCCTTCGAGGCGGGGGGCAAGGACAACATCACCGCCGTCGTCCTGCGCGTGGCCGACGCGTGA
- a CDS encoding MJ1255/VC2487 family glycosyltransferase — translation MRILYGVVGEGMGHATRSRVLLEELTKKHEVHIVVSGRAQDYLAKRFQNVHGIWGLTLAYEGNSVKKWQTVLQNLTGAVKGWPQNVRQYFELVDDFKPDVVVSDFETFSYLFARTHRLPVISVDNMQVINRCQHEPSLLAGYEDSFETSRAIVKAKLPGAFHYLVTTFFYPPTRKRRTTLAPSILRPEIIEAKSEPGEHLLVYQTSTTNTALPDILKAAGIPCRVYGLRRDLTEDLVDGNLTYRPFSEKGFIDDLRTARGVVASGGFTLMSEAVYLRKPVLSIPLEGQFEQVINALYLEKLGYGMYVKTLTVDALKEFLSRVPRCQQALQGYAQEGNTKMLAALEEQLALAYEHRGHWAMEMAQD, via the coding sequence ATGCGAATCCTCTACGGGGTCGTCGGCGAAGGCATGGGCCATGCGACGCGCTCGCGCGTGCTGCTCGAGGAGCTCACGAAGAAGCACGAGGTCCACATCGTCGTCTCCGGACGGGCCCAGGACTACCTGGCCAAGCGCTTCCAGAACGTGCACGGCATCTGGGGGCTGACGCTGGCGTACGAAGGCAACTCGGTGAAGAAGTGGCAGACAGTGCTGCAGAACCTCACCGGCGCGGTGAAGGGCTGGCCGCAGAACGTGCGCCAGTACTTCGAGCTGGTGGACGACTTCAAGCCCGACGTCGTCGTCAGCGACTTCGAGACCTTCAGCTACCTGTTCGCGCGCACCCACCGGCTGCCCGTCATCAGCGTGGACAACATGCAGGTCATCAACCGCTGTCAGCACGAGCCGTCGCTCCTGGCCGGGTACGAGGACAGCTTCGAGACCTCGCGCGCCATCGTGAAGGCGAAGCTGCCGGGCGCCTTCCACTACCTGGTGACGACGTTCTTCTACCCGCCGACGCGCAAGCGCCGCACCACGCTGGCCCCGTCGATTCTCCGGCCTGAAATCATCGAGGCGAAGTCGGAGCCCGGCGAGCACCTGCTCGTGTACCAGACGTCCACCACCAACACCGCGCTGCCGGACATCCTCAAGGCCGCGGGCATCCCCTGCCGCGTGTACGGGCTGCGAAGGGACCTCACCGAGGACCTGGTGGACGGCAACCTCACGTACCGGCCCTTCAGCGAGAAGGGCTTCATCGACGATTTGCGCACCGCGCGCGGAGTCGTCGCCAGCGGCGGCTTCACGCTGATGAGCGAGGCCGTCTACCTGCGCAAGCCCGTGCTGAGCATCCCGCTGGAGGGCCAGTTCGAGCAGGTCATCAACGCCCTGTATCTGGAGAAGCTGGGGTACGGGATGTACGTGAAGACGCTGACGGTGGACGCGCTCAAGGAGTTCCTGTCGCGCGTGCCGCGCTGCCAGCAGGCGCTCCAGGGCTACGCGCAGGAGGGCAACACGAAGATGCTCGCGGCGCTCGAGGAGCAGCTCGCCCTGGCGTACGAGCACCGGGGCCACTGGGCCATGGAGATGGCGCAGGACTGA